The Alphaproteobacteria bacterium DNA window CTTGCCCTTGACGACAAGTTCTCTGTCATGGCGGGTGACAAGTTCATTGTAGATGCCCTGCTGGTTGCAGCGCAGCGCCGCCACGGTAATTTCCGCGCGGAACTTGCGCATTTCCACCAGCGCCTTTTCCCCCGCCGAGAGGCAATCATAGCTGGGCGCCGCGCGGGTCAGCTTTTCCGGATACAGGCAGTTTGCCGCCGCCATGGCGGATTGCGGCTGGAGCAGAACGGCGCCGCCGGCCAGCAGGGCGACGGTACCGCCGATACGTAATGACGATGCAAAAGTCTGCCTGTGGATCACAATCGTTTCCCCTCTCAATGCGCGACTGGGTGTCACTATGCCACCGACGGGAATCGCCCTCAAGGGGGGATTCCCGATCAGCCCGAATTCCGCCCTGTTTCTGAACCATTTGCATGACCAAAAGGTTAACATCCAGCCCGCCGTCGCGATGCCGCCAGCGGTGCGCCGGCGCGGCATGGCCGGGCCGGAGTCCGGAAAGCCGCGGCCGGCCCGCCGCTCCCTGGTCGTGTCCGTCCTACGGCCGGCGCCGCACGAAGGTGATGGAGACGACCGACAACACCTTTTCGTCGCGCTGGTTCAGCCCGGTCATGCGGTAGCGCACGATGCCGCGGTCCGGTCTGGAGCGCGACGGCGTGACATCGAGGATTACCACCTCCGCCCGCAGCGTATCGCCGGGCCGCACCGGGGCGAGGAATCGCAACTCGTCCGCGCCAGGCCCGCCCATGCTCGACCCCCAGAGGAGCCCGAGATCCATCCACAGCCGGAAAATCACCGCATGGGTGTGGAATCCCGACGCGATCAGCCCCTCGAACGGCCCCTGCTCCGCCGCAGGCTTGTCGATATGGATCGGCTGCGGATCGTATTGCCGGGCGAACGCCATGATCGCGGATTCGTCCAATGTCATTCCCCGGGTGCGGAATATTTCACCGGGAATGAAGTCTTCCAGATAGCGGGTATGCATTTCGGCGCTTTCCTGTTGAATACGGCGCGTATTCTCCGCATCGGGTCGCCGGACGCAAGCCTTTGCCGGAAGATGGCATTTGCCGCGAATGCCGGGTAAACTCAACCTGTCCTTAACCCTGCGGCGGCGCGGCAGCCGCGGCAACGGAATGTGGGAGAAGATATTATGGCAATCGCCCTTATCGCGGCAGCACTCCTGATAGCCCTCGGTTTCGCGGCCTCCAATGCCGATGCCGATGACGCGGTCCATCGCGGCAGCGCCGTGGAAACCGTCGATGCCGGCCGGACGGAAACAGTCGTCATGCGCGGCGGCGGCAGCCTGCGCGACCGCGCGGCGCCCGCCGAAGCGAAGCCTCTCGGGATCCGCGTTACCGCCGGGAAAACCCTGTGGCTGGTGGACGAGGAAGGACGGAAAGTCACCGCCTGTTCGCTAAGCAACGCCGACTACGCCGAAACGCGCCGCATCGTCTGTACGCGCGAGTAACAGGAGCCTCGCCGCCATGAGCATGCCGGGAACCGGCTGTTTCGTCGCCTGGTACGATCTGCGGCCCGGCCGGGACGCGGATCACGACCACTGGCATACCCATGAACACATGATCGAACGGGTCGCGATTCCCGGCTTCCTGCGGGGCTCGCGCTACCGTTCGCTGACCGGCAGCCCGCGCCTCTGCATCATGTACCAGACCGCGACGCTGGCGACCCTGACCTCGCCCGCCTATCTGGAGCGGCTGAACAACCCGACCCCCTGGTCGAACCGCACCCTGCCGCTGTTCACCGGGATGAACCGCACGCTGTGCAGCGTGGCGTCCAGCCACGGGCACGGCATCGGCGGCTTTCTGCTGACGATCCGGCTGTCGGCGCAACCGGGCGCGGAAGACCGGCTGGGCGGCTGGCTGGCGGGGGATATCCTGCCGGCCCTCGCCGCCCGTCCGGGGCTGAACGCGGCCCATCTGCTGCTCGGCGACCGGGCATCCAGCGAAACCGAATCACGGGAAAAGGCGCTGCGCGGCGCGCCGGACGGCATCGCCGACCGCGTCGTGCTGGTCGAAGGCTATGACCGGGGCGCGGTCGAACAGGCGCTGGCGGAACTGAACGGCGCGGA harbors:
- a CDS encoding MaoC family dehydratase, encoding MHTRYLEDFIPGEIFRTRGMTLDESAIMAFARQYDPQPIHIDKPAAEQGPFEGLIASGFHTHAVIFRLWMDLGLLWGSSMGGPGADELRFLAPVRPGDTLRAEVVILDVTPSRSRPDRGIVRYRMTGLNQRDEKVLSVVSITFVRRRP